One genomic region from Neoarius graeffei isolate fNeoGra1 chromosome 4, fNeoGra1.pri, whole genome shotgun sequence encodes:
- the LOC132885537 gene encoding zinc finger protein 239-like isoform X1, which produces MKSDKIEYKNLVSAEHSSSHQNSSGSSPSNTSHRRMQKNLYSECERSFGQKSTLKEHQLVHTGEKTHHCSQCGKNFTSQSSLLRHQRIHTGEKPYRCSECEKSFSDRGHLGRHLRVHTGEKPYQCSQCGKSFTQRGNLQKHLTIHTGDKPYPCSECGKSFTQGSDLQQHQRIHTGEKPYYCSVCGKSLTSYNNFYRHQRIHTGEKPYQCSHCGKSFRNQSNLQEHQRIHTGEKPYHCSQCRKSFRNQSNLQQHRRIHTGEKPYHCSQCGKSFRIQKNFKRHQRIHTGEKPYYCSQCRKSFRNQSNLQQHQRIHTGEKPHHCSQCGKSFKTRRNFKRHQRIHTTENEDMQKFSSEIMGI; this is translated from the coding sequence ATGAAGTCAGACAAGATTGAATATAAGAATCTGGTATCTGCAGAGCACTCCAGTAGTCACCAAAACTCATCTGGTTCTTCCCCCAGTAACACCTCTCATAGACGAATGCAAAAAAACCTTTACTCGGAGTGTGAGAGGAGTTTTGGTCAAAAGAGTACTCTCAAAGAGCACCAGCttgttcacacaggagagaagacacatcactgttcacagtgtggaaagaattTTACTAGCCAGAGTAGTCTCCTGCGACATCAGCGCATTCACaccggagagaagccgtatcgctgTTCAGAGTGTGAAAAGAGCTTTAGTGACAGAGGTCATCTTGGACGACACCTGCGAgttcatacaggagagaagccgtatcagtgctcacagtgtgggaagagttttacacaACGGGGTAATCTACAAAAACACCTGACTATTCACACAGGAGATAAACCGTATCCCTGCtcagagtgtgggaagagttttacacaAGGAagtgatctccaacaacaccaacgcattcacacgGGGGAGAAACCCTATTACTGTTCAGTGTGTGGGAAGAGTTTGACCAGCTATAATAATTTCtaccgacaccagcgcattcacacaggagagaagccgtatcagtgtTCACACTGTGGGAAGAGTTTCAGGAACCAGAGTAATCTGCAAGaacaccaacgcattcacacaggagagaaaccatatcactgctcacagtgcaggaagagttttaggaaccagagtaatctccagcaacaccgacgcattcatacaggagagaagccctaTCACTGCTCGCAGTGCGGGAAGAGTTTTAGAATACAGAAGAACTTTAAGagacaccaacgcattcacacaggagagaagccatattacTGCTCACAGTGCAGGAAGAGCTTCAGgaatcagagtaatctccagcaacaccaacgcattcatacaggagagaagccccATCACTGTTCACAGTGCGGGAAGAGTTTTAAGACACGGAGGAACTTTAAGagacaccaacgcattcacacaaCTGAGAATGAAGATATGCAGAAGTTCTCATCAGAAATTATGGGAATTTAA